A stretch of Primulina tabacum isolate GXHZ01 chromosome 13, ASM2559414v2, whole genome shotgun sequence DNA encodes these proteins:
- the LOC142523480 gene encoding E3 ubiquitin-protein ligase CCNB1IP1 homolog isoform X3 has protein sequence MRCNSCWRELEGRAITTTCGHLLCPEDANKILSSDGACPICDQVLSKSLMKPVDISPNDEWVNMVMAGISPQILMKSAYRSVMFYIGQRDLEMQFKMNKVVAQCRQKCETMQEKFTEKLEQIHSAYQKMTKRCQMMEQEMENLSKDKQELQEKFSEKCRQKRKLDEMYDQARSEIESIKRSAIQPANHYFSRPGPDLFSNQAARMDNRDTIMKGTREDMWAGRQNSSGSTFDISGGSPAKQTGVPIDTGNRMSSAHPSFGIGSGTGASNPSMTLRNLVLSPLKRPQLSRSRPQLFTL, from the exons ATGAGGTGCAATTCTTGCTGGAGAGAATTGGAAGGACGAGCAATTACCACCACCTGTGGTCACCTTTTAT GCCCTGAAGACGCCAATAAGATTCTCAGCAGTGATGGTGCCTGCCCCATATGTGATCAAGTGCTCTCCAAAAG TCTTATGAAGCCTGTGGATATCAGTCCTAACGATGAATGGGTAAAT ATGGTCATGGCTGGAATATCCCCTCAAATAT TAATGAAGAGCGCATATAGAAGTGTAATGTTTTATATTGGACAAAGGGACTTGGAGATGCAATTTAAGATGAACAAAGTAGTTGCCCAATGCCGCCAGAAATGTGAGACAATGCAAGAGAAGTTCACAGAGAAACTGGAACAGATACACAGTGCATACCAAAAAATGACCAAAAGGTGCCAAATGATGGAGCAAGAGATGGAGAACTTGTCCAAAGATAAGCAGGAGCTTCAAGAAAAATTTTCAGAGAAATGCAG GCAGAAGAGAAAACTCGATGAAATGTATGATCAAGCAAGAAGTGAAATCGAGTCCATAAAGAGATCAGCAATTCAGCCTGCAAACCATTACTTCTCTAGACCAGGGCCTGATTTATTCTCAAATCAGGCTGCTAGGATGGATAACAGAGATACCATCATGAAAG GGACAAGGGAGGACATGTGGGCAGGGAGACAGAACAGTTCTGGTTCTACATTTGACATCTCTGGTGGCTCACCTGCAAAACAGACGGGGGTTCCAATCGATACAGGAAACAGAATGTCGAGTGCTCACCCTTCTTTTGGCATTGGGAGTGGAACAGGAGCCAGCAATCCCTCGATGACTCTAAGAAACCTTGTACTTTCACCGCTAAAACGACCACAGCTCTCTCGCAGCCGACCTCAATTATTCAC GCTGTAG
- the LOC142523480 gene encoding E3 ubiquitin-protein ligase CCNB1IP1 homolog isoform X1, which yields MRCNSCWRELEGRAITTTCGHLLCPEDANKILSSDGACPICDQVLSKSLMKPVDISPNDEWVNMVMAGISPQILMKSAYRSVMFYIGQRDLEMQFKMNKVVAQCRQKCETMQEKFTEKLEQIHSAYQKMTKRCQMMEQEMENLSKDKQELQEKFSEKCRQKRKLDEMYDQARSEIESIKRSAIQPANHYFSRPGPDLFSNQAARMDNRDTIMKDWSIFTPDTPGTREDMWAGRQNSSGSTFDISGGSPAKQTGVPIDTGNRMSSAHPSFGIGSGTGASNPSMTLRNLVLSPLKRPQLSRSRPQLFTL from the exons ATGAGGTGCAATTCTTGCTGGAGAGAATTGGAAGGACGAGCAATTACCACCACCTGTGGTCACCTTTTAT GCCCTGAAGACGCCAATAAGATTCTCAGCAGTGATGGTGCCTGCCCCATATGTGATCAAGTGCTCTCCAAAAG TCTTATGAAGCCTGTGGATATCAGTCCTAACGATGAATGGGTAAAT ATGGTCATGGCTGGAATATCCCCTCAAATAT TAATGAAGAGCGCATATAGAAGTGTAATGTTTTATATTGGACAAAGGGACTTGGAGATGCAATTTAAGATGAACAAAGTAGTTGCCCAATGCCGCCAGAAATGTGAGACAATGCAAGAGAAGTTCACAGAGAAACTGGAACAGATACACAGTGCATACCAAAAAATGACCAAAAGGTGCCAAATGATGGAGCAAGAGATGGAGAACTTGTCCAAAGATAAGCAGGAGCTTCAAGAAAAATTTTCAGAGAAATGCAG GCAGAAGAGAAAACTCGATGAAATGTATGATCAAGCAAGAAGTGAAATCGAGTCCATAAAGAGATCAGCAATTCAGCCTGCAAACCATTACTTCTCTAGACCAGGGCCTGATTTATTCTCAAATCAGGCTGCTAGGATGGATAACAGAGATACCATCATGAAAG ACTGGTCGATTTTCACTCCTGACACTCCAGGGACAAGGGAGGACATGTGGGCAGGGAGACAGAACAGTTCTGGTTCTACATTTGACATCTCTGGTGGCTCACCTGCAAAACAGACGGGGGTTCCAATCGATACAGGAAACAGAATGTCGAGTGCTCACCCTTCTTTTGGCATTGGGAGTGGAACAGGAGCCAGCAATCCCTCGATGACTCTAAGAAACCTTGTACTTTCACCGCTAAAACGACCACAGCTCTCTCGCAGCCGACCTCAATTATTCAC GCTGTAG
- the LOC142523480 gene encoding E3 ubiquitin-protein ligase CCNB1IP1 homolog isoform X4, with protein sequence MRCNSCWRELEGRAITTTCGHLLCPEDANKILSSDGACPICDQVLSKSLMKPVDISPNDEWVNMVMAGISPQILMKSAYRSVMFYIGQRDLEMQFKMNKVVAQCRQKCETMQEKFTEKLEQIHSAYQKMTKRCQMMEQEMENLSKDKQELQEKFSEKCRQKRKLDEMYDQARSEIESIKRSAIQPANHYFSRPGPDLFSNQAARMDNRDTIMKGTREDMWAGRQNSSGSTFDISGGSPAKQTGVPIDTGNRMSSAHPSFGIGSGTGASNPSMTLRNLVLSPLKRPQLSRSRPQLFT encoded by the exons ATGAGGTGCAATTCTTGCTGGAGAGAATTGGAAGGACGAGCAATTACCACCACCTGTGGTCACCTTTTAT GCCCTGAAGACGCCAATAAGATTCTCAGCAGTGATGGTGCCTGCCCCATATGTGATCAAGTGCTCTCCAAAAG TCTTATGAAGCCTGTGGATATCAGTCCTAACGATGAATGGGTAAAT ATGGTCATGGCTGGAATATCCCCTCAAATAT TAATGAAGAGCGCATATAGAAGTGTAATGTTTTATATTGGACAAAGGGACTTGGAGATGCAATTTAAGATGAACAAAGTAGTTGCCCAATGCCGCCAGAAATGTGAGACAATGCAAGAGAAGTTCACAGAGAAACTGGAACAGATACACAGTGCATACCAAAAAATGACCAAAAGGTGCCAAATGATGGAGCAAGAGATGGAGAACTTGTCCAAAGATAAGCAGGAGCTTCAAGAAAAATTTTCAGAGAAATGCAG GCAGAAGAGAAAACTCGATGAAATGTATGATCAAGCAAGAAGTGAAATCGAGTCCATAAAGAGATCAGCAATTCAGCCTGCAAACCATTACTTCTCTAGACCAGGGCCTGATTTATTCTCAAATCAGGCTGCTAGGATGGATAACAGAGATACCATCATGAAAG GGACAAGGGAGGACATGTGGGCAGGGAGACAGAACAGTTCTGGTTCTACATTTGACATCTCTGGTGGCTCACCTGCAAAACAGACGGGGGTTCCAATCGATACAGGAAACAGAATGTCGAGTGCTCACCCTTCTTTTGGCATTGGGAGTGGAACAGGAGCCAGCAATCCCTCGATGACTCTAAGAAACCTTGTACTTTCACCGCTAAAACGACCACAGCTCTCTCGCAGCCGACCTCAATTATTCACGTAA
- the LOC142523480 gene encoding E3 ubiquitin-protein ligase CCNB1IP1 homolog isoform X2: MRCNSCWRELEGRAITTTCGHLLCPEDANKILSSDGACPICDQVLSKSLMKPVDISPNDEWVNMVMAGISPQILMKSAYRSVMFYIGQRDLEMQFKMNKVVAQCRQKCETMQEKFTEKLEQIHSAYQKMTKRCQMMEQEMENLSKDKQELQEKFSEKCRQKRKLDEMYDQARSEIESIKRSAIQPANHYFSRPGPDLFSNQAARMDNRDTIMKDWSIFTPDTPGTREDMWAGRQNSSGSTFDISGGSPAKQTGVPIDTGNRMSSAHPSFGIGSGTGASNPSMTLRNLVLSPLKRPQLSRSRPQLFT, from the exons ATGAGGTGCAATTCTTGCTGGAGAGAATTGGAAGGACGAGCAATTACCACCACCTGTGGTCACCTTTTAT GCCCTGAAGACGCCAATAAGATTCTCAGCAGTGATGGTGCCTGCCCCATATGTGATCAAGTGCTCTCCAAAAG TCTTATGAAGCCTGTGGATATCAGTCCTAACGATGAATGGGTAAAT ATGGTCATGGCTGGAATATCCCCTCAAATAT TAATGAAGAGCGCATATAGAAGTGTAATGTTTTATATTGGACAAAGGGACTTGGAGATGCAATTTAAGATGAACAAAGTAGTTGCCCAATGCCGCCAGAAATGTGAGACAATGCAAGAGAAGTTCACAGAGAAACTGGAACAGATACACAGTGCATACCAAAAAATGACCAAAAGGTGCCAAATGATGGAGCAAGAGATGGAGAACTTGTCCAAAGATAAGCAGGAGCTTCAAGAAAAATTTTCAGAGAAATGCAG GCAGAAGAGAAAACTCGATGAAATGTATGATCAAGCAAGAAGTGAAATCGAGTCCATAAAGAGATCAGCAATTCAGCCTGCAAACCATTACTTCTCTAGACCAGGGCCTGATTTATTCTCAAATCAGGCTGCTAGGATGGATAACAGAGATACCATCATGAAAG ACTGGTCGATTTTCACTCCTGACACTCCAGGGACAAGGGAGGACATGTGGGCAGGGAGACAGAACAGTTCTGGTTCTACATTTGACATCTCTGGTGGCTCACCTGCAAAACAGACGGGGGTTCCAATCGATACAGGAAACAGAATGTCGAGTGCTCACCCTTCTTTTGGCATTGGGAGTGGAACAGGAGCCAGCAATCCCTCGATGACTCTAAGAAACCTTGTACTTTCACCGCTAAAACGACCACAGCTCTCTCGCAGCCGACCTCAATTATTCACGTAA
- the LOC142522899 gene encoding B-box zinc finger protein 22-like — translation MKIQCSVCEAAEAAVFCCADDAALCWACDEKVHTANKLVSKHQRVLLSSSQTQMPKCDICQETIGYFFCLEDRALFCRKCDLATHTVNSFISKHQRFLLTGVKVGIEAIEHDPLPSFVKTKSHEKVSDLEFSLPEITIPVQDSVCRDGSSSKHPFPGGSATESISPWQLDEFIGLGDFNENQNLMDSGSSKV, via the exons ATGAAGATACAGTGTAGCGTGTGCGAGGCGGCAGAGGCGGCCGTTTTCTGCTGCGCAGATGATGCTGCACTGTGTTGGGCTTGCGATGAGAAAGTGCACACAGCAAACAAGCTTGTTAGTAAGCACCAGAGAGTTCTACTTTCTAGCTCACAGACCCAGATGCCCAAGTGTGACATTTGCCAG GAAACGATTGGCTATTTCTTTTGCCTAGAGGACCGAGCTTTATTTTGCAGAAAATGTGATCTTGCCACACACACAGTGAATTCCTTCATATCAAAACATCAGAGATTTTTACTTACTGGAGTTAAAGTAGGCATTGAAGCTATTGAACATGATCCATTACCCTCTTTTGTTAAGACTAAATCACACGAGAAAGTATCTGACTTAGAATTTTCTCTTCCCGAGATAACCATACCGGTCCAAGATAGCGTTTGCAGGGACGGTTCATCTTCAAAGCATCCTTTTCCTGGAGGTTCTGCAACTGAAAGCATTTCGCCTTGGCAGTTGGATGAATTTATTGGACTTGGTGACTTCAATGAGAATCAAAATCTTATGGATAGTGGTTCATCTAAGGTATGA